ATTATTTTAGTTACTTCATGAATgacatatttaaaaactgaagtaaagCAGCGTCGTTAACGTCTCTGTTATTCCTCTGctcacccccccccaccctcccgcCCCCAGGGCGGCGCTGTCCGTGACGGCGGCGGAGCCCAGCCCCGGCTTTCGGGCAGCGCCTTCCGCCCCTCCCGCCTCTGCTCCGTTAGAAAACCGAAGCAGGGAAAAACGAGGGGAAACCGGCAAACGGCGCCGGGCGGTTGGGGCGCggcgcgcccgccgccgccgccgtgggGGGGCGGTTGCGAGGCGGCCGTTGGGGGGCGGTGCGAGGCGGCCGTTGGGGCGGGCGCTTCCTGCGCAAGGCGGGGCCCGGCGCCGTTGCGGCAGCAGCATGGCGGAGGGCGGCGTGGAGCTGGGCTTCGCGGGGCGGGTGGGGCCGGGCGGCGCCTGGCGGCTGCGCAGCGCCTACTTCCCCAGCAAGGTCGGGGGGCGGCCGGCGTGGCTGGGCGAGGCCGGGCTGCCGGGCCTCGACGAGCTGCGCTGCGGccgctgccagcagccctgcgCCTTCCTGCTCCAGGTGTACGCGCCGCTGCCCGACAGCCCCGACGCCTTCCACCGCACCCTCTTCGTCTTCGCCTGCCGCGACGCCGCCTGCTACCGCCTGCCGGGCCCGCGGGGGCCCCTCTGCGGTGAGGCGGGGGGCGGTGAATGAGGAGGGGGCGAGGGCCGCCGGCCGCCGCCCCGCTGACCGCTGCCTCTCTCCCGCAGTGTTCCGGAACCAGCTGCCGCGGCGGAACGACGTCTACCCCGAGGAGCCGCCCCCcgaggagccgccgccgggccctCCCGCTGCCGCCGACGCGCCCCCCCGCCGGCTCCGCAACGGCGCCGCTCTTTGCCGCGTCTGCGGCTGCCTGGGGCCCCGCACCTGCGGGCGCTGCCGCCGCGCTGCCTACTGCGGCCCCGAGCACCAGGCGCTGGACTGGCggtgggggcactgggaggccTGCGGGCAGCACGCCGCCGGAGGTGGGTCTCGGGCGGGGGCCGCGCTGGCAGCGTGCCGTCGGGCCCGTCGCGTGTGAGCTGCGGTGAGGCGCGATGCTCGCTGCAAAGCCGGCTGTCCTGCCGGTGTGCCGAGCTGCCTCGGTGCGTGCTGGTGGGTCAGAGcctgcagaggagagaaaaaagcagctcGTGTCATTTGCGTTGTTCTGTGATTTGTAAGGAAACTGTCGGTAATTCTttaaggtgctttttttttcccctgttagaTATTTACTTCAGTGACATAAGAATGCGGGATGTTTGTTGTTCCTGGGAGGCTGATAAGTTTCAGGTGTACCCTTTGGTCTCTTTCAAAGACCTGTTTCTGTCCACCTTATGTCATAAAAAGCTGAAAGGATGTAGACCaaatttttccctttgcaggcTACTTTTAAGATGGCTTATTCATAAATTGTAAAGGAACGTACAAAGGTGATGCCTTGTGACGATCAGGAGGTGAAGAGAGTACTTTCCACGAGCGTGCTATTTTAAGAGACCTTATTCTGAAACCATCCACTCTCCTGCTCTGTTGTCAAATTCCTACGCTTGCTTGTTTGCTGGTTGTTAAAGGGACAAGTACAGagtaaagtatttttttagcCTTCACATTATCTCATTAATAATGGAGCGATGAAACTTGGTGTGTGTGATGTATCTCCCATTGTACATTGTGGGATGCTAGTCCTGAAAACTTTGATTGTAGGAAGTGGAAATAAGCAGAACATTAAAAGTTGATTTGTGCAAATCAAG
This region of Nyctibius grandis isolate bNycGra1 chromosome 1, bNycGra1.pri, whole genome shotgun sequence genomic DNA includes:
- the PDCD2 gene encoding programmed cell death protein 2 isoform X2 — its product is MAEGGVELGFAGRVGPGGAWRLRSAYFPSKVGGRPAWLGEAGLPGLDELRCGRCQQPCAFLLQVYAPLPDSPDAFHRTLFVFACRDAACYRLPGPRGPLCVFRNQLPRRNDVYPEEPPPEEPPPGPPAAADAPPRRLRNGAALCRVCGCLGPRTCGRCRRAAYCGPEHQALDWRWGHWEACGQHAAGEYEILIEPEEPEFPADNSVDSDDEQGAADISEGPKEQEELGATGSAGEAFQSLDEETLEAMAKHETEEDKIFQMFKEQVAAEPEQIIRYSRGERPIWVSSENIPEDDDIPNCLCGARRIFEFQIMPQLLNHLQVDSLGESIDWGTLVVYTCADNCGEGNEYLEEFIWKQDFSAGSI